From a single Bradyrhizobium sediminis genomic region:
- a CDS encoding AMP-binding enzyme, producing MSLPRDDAAALSARWTEGVLLKRDVFSTVERGRFRSDAGEVDAVLRRLDQVPWWSYIPARHLFERERRALALARDLHVGPELLWAGKQALVRGFINGVALHLAKPHGDLAYFRSAKTALRKLHRAGICHNDLAKEQNWLRGNDGRAYLTDFQLAHCFKTRGRLFRIAAYEDLRHLLKHKRSYAPQALTAKERQILARKSLVASVWLMTGKKVYRAITRGLFNFTDREGGGRRLVNDAPALIELIRKNPDVHDVAIVAFADRRSGVGLYAFVEADQTALEARLRNDLTAAKGPKPPEHIQVVQALPRDAAGKPRTEILQLVAMNQLDLIEPMMSSETDRAFLKSILESRKNLRDRFNFEATVPPAPTGVITREGG from the coding sequence ATGAGCCTGCCAAGAGACGACGCAGCAGCGCTGTCGGCGCGATGGACCGAAGGCGTGCTCCTGAAGCGCGACGTGTTCTCGACCGTCGAACGCGGCCGTTTTCGCAGCGATGCCGGCGAGGTCGATGCGGTTCTGCGCCGGCTCGATCAGGTGCCGTGGTGGTCCTACATCCCGGCCCGCCATCTGTTCGAACGCGAACGCCGCGCGCTGGCGCTGGCGCGCGACCTCCATGTCGGGCCGGAACTGCTGTGGGCCGGCAAGCAGGCGCTGGTGCGCGGCTTCATCAACGGCGTGGCGCTGCATCTGGCCAAGCCGCACGGCGACCTCGCCTATTTCCGTTCCGCCAAGACTGCGCTACGCAAGCTGCACCGGGCCGGCATCTGCCACAACGACCTTGCCAAGGAACAGAACTGGCTGCGCGGCAATGACGGCCGCGCCTATCTCACCGATTTTCAGCTTGCGCACTGTTTCAAGACACGCGGCCGGCTGTTCCGGATCGCGGCATACGAGGACCTCCGGCATCTCTTGAAGCACAAGCGCAGCTATGCGCCGCAGGCGCTGACGGCGAAAGAACGCCAGATCCTCGCGCGCAAGTCGCTGGTGGCCAGCGTCTGGCTCATGACCGGCAAGAAGGTCTACCGCGCCATCACCCGCGGCCTGTTCAATTTCACCGACCGCGAAGGCGGCGGCCGGCGGCTGGTCAACGACGCCCCCGCCCTGATCGAACTGATCCGGAAGAACCCTGACGTCCACGACGTCGCCATCGTCGCGTTTGCCGACCGGCGCAGCGGAGTCGGGCTCTATGCCTTCGTCGAGGCCGACCAAACCGCGCTCGAAGCGCGATTGCGCAACGACCTTACGGCGGCGAAGGGTCCGAAACCGCCGGAGCATATTCAGGTGGTGCAGGCCCTGCCGCGCGACGCGGCCGGCAAACCCCGCACCGAGATTCTGCAACTGGTCGCGATGAACCAGCTCGACCTGATCGAGCCGATGATGAGCAGCGAGACGGATCGAGCTTTCCTCAAGAGCATTCTGGAATCGCGGAAGAACTTGCGGGACCGGTTCAATTTCGAGGCGACCGTGCCGCCGGCGCCAACCGGCGTCATCACCCGCGAAGGCGGGTGA
- the trmFO gene encoding methylenetetrahydrofolate--tRNA-(uracil(54)-C(5))-methyltransferase (FADH(2)-oxidizing) TrmFO, with protein sequence MTAKKSSSETVHIIGAGLAGSEAAWQAASAGIRVVLHEMRPDRMTEAHRTDGLAELVCSNSFRSDDTANNAVGLLHAEMRRLGSLIMRAADANQVPAGGALAVDRDGFSAAVTRALQDHPLIEIHRGEVAGLPPGDWSNVVVATGPLTSAPLADAIRALSGEDALAFFDAIAPIVHKDSIDMSKAWFQSRYDKVGPGGTGADYINCPMTKEQYDGFVDALMSGEKTDFRDWETNTPYFDGCLPIEVMAERGRETLRHGPMKPVGLTNPHDPTVKAYAIVQLRQDNKLGTLYNMVGFQTKLKHGAQQRVFRTIPGLENAEFARLGGLHRNTFLNSPKLLDNQLRLRAQPRLRFAGQMTGCEGYVESASIGLIAGLYAAADARGTALAAPPATTALGSLLGHITGGHIETIDAGPRSFQPMNINFGLFPPLTSPPTRKPDGTRLRGNEKTVARKQAMSARALSDLDRWIADHLRVAAAA encoded by the coding sequence ATGACAGCCAAAAAATCGTCCTCGGAAACCGTCCACATCATTGGCGCGGGCCTCGCCGGCTCGGAAGCCGCATGGCAGGCCGCCAGCGCCGGCATTCGCGTGGTGCTGCATGAGATGCGCCCCGACCGCATGACCGAGGCCCATCGCACCGACGGCCTCGCCGAACTCGTCTGCTCCAATTCCTTCCGCTCCGACGACACCGCCAACAACGCCGTAGGCCTGCTGCACGCCGAGATGCGACGGCTGGGCTCGCTGATCATGCGCGCCGCCGACGCCAACCAGGTGCCCGCGGGCGGGGCGCTGGCGGTGGACCGCGACGGATTTTCCGCCGCCGTCACCAGAGCGCTGCAGGACCATCCCCTGATCGAGATCCACCGCGGCGAAGTCGCGGGCCTGCCGCCTGGGGACTGGAGCAATGTCGTCGTCGCGACCGGCCCCCTCACCTCAGCGCCGCTGGCGGACGCGATCCGGGCGCTTTCGGGCGAAGACGCGTTGGCGTTCTTCGATGCGATCGCCCCGATCGTGCACAAGGATTCGATCGACATGTCCAAGGCGTGGTTTCAGTCGCGCTATGACAAGGTGGGTCCCGGCGGCACCGGCGCCGATTACATCAACTGCCCGATGACCAAAGAACAGTATGACGGCTTCGTCGATGCCCTGATGTCCGGCGAGAAGACCGACTTTAGGGATTGGGAGACCAATACGCCCTATTTCGACGGCTGCCTGCCGATCGAGGTGATGGCCGAGCGCGGCCGCGAGACGCTGCGCCACGGGCCGATGAAGCCGGTCGGGCTGACCAATCCGCACGATCCCACCGTGAAGGCCTACGCCATCGTGCAGCTGCGCCAGGACAACAAGCTCGGCACGCTCTACAACATGGTCGGCTTCCAGACCAAGCTGAAGCACGGCGCCCAGCAGCGCGTCTTCCGCACCATTCCCGGGCTCGAGAACGCCGAATTCGCGCGGCTCGGCGGCCTGCATCGCAACACCTTTCTGAATTCGCCGAAACTGCTGGACAACCAGTTGCGGTTGCGCGCGCAACCGAGACTGCGCTTTGCCGGTCAGATGACCGGTTGCGAAGGCTATGTGGAATCCGCCAGCATCGGATTGATCGCCGGCCTTTATGCCGCCGCCGATGCACGCGGAACGGCTCTGGCGGCGCCGCCCGCGACCACGGCGCTGGGATCGCTGCTCGGCCACATCACCGGCGGCCATATCGAAACCATCGACGCCGGGCCGCGCTCGTTCCAACCGATGAATATCAATTTCGGGCTGTTTCCTCCGCTCACCAGTCCGCCCACCAGGAAGCCCGACGGCACGCGACTGCGCGGCAACGAAAAGACCGTGGCCAGGAAACAGGCGATGAGCGCCCGCGCGCTGTCCGATCTCGACCGCTGGATCGCCGATCATTTGCGCGTTGCAGCGGCGGCGTGA
- the secD gene encoding protein translocase subunit SecD, with protein sequence MLYFTRWKALAIILTALVVCLCAVPNFFPEAKVKTWPKWAQRHLVLGLDLQGGSHILLEVDSNSVKKDKLDQVRDDVRRTLRDAKIPYTGLAVRNDNVEVRITKDTDLSTALSKLRELSQPLGGLLGSSGQRSLEISDAGGGLIRLNVPQAAITERVRQSVEQSIQIVERRVNELGTVEPLIQRQGVDRILVQVPGLQDPTRLKELLGKTAKMEFRMVDLTVPPDQAASGRVPPDSELLPSAEASGAPQVIKKQVLVSGGDLTDAQPGFDQRNGQPIVSFKFNTSGSRKFAQATTEHVKEPFAIVLDGKVISAPVIQEPITGGQGQISGNFTVQQANDLAILLRAGALPAPLTIIEERTVGPGLGQDSIEKGELAAYVGSILVIVFMLVTYRLFGVFANIAVAINVAMIFGVLSLLNATLTLPGIAGIVLTVGIAVDSNVLIYERIREELRGGRNAISAIDAGFKRALSTILDSNITTFIAAAVLFYIGTGPVRGFAVTLGIGIITTVFTAFTLTRLIVATWVRWKRPHSVPI encoded by the coding sequence ATGTTGTATTTCACGCGGTGGAAAGCGCTGGCGATCATCCTCACGGCGCTGGTGGTGTGCCTTTGCGCCGTTCCGAACTTCTTCCCGGAAGCCAAGGTCAAGACCTGGCCGAAATGGGCGCAGCGCCATCTCGTGCTCGGCCTCGACCTGCAGGGCGGTTCGCACATCCTGCTCGAGGTCGATTCGAACTCGGTCAAGAAGGACAAGCTCGACCAGGTCCGCGACGACGTTCGCCGGACGCTGCGCGATGCGAAGATCCCCTATACCGGGCTTGCCGTGCGCAACGACAATGTCGAAGTGCGCATCACCAAGGACACCGACCTGTCGACCGCGCTGTCGAAACTGCGCGAGCTGTCGCAGCCGCTCGGCGGCTTGCTCGGCTCCAGCGGCCAGCGCAGCCTTGAGATCAGCGATGCCGGCGGCGGGCTGATCCGGCTCAACGTGCCGCAGGCCGCGATCACCGAACGCGTCCGCCAGTCGGTCGAACAGTCGATCCAGATCGTCGAACGTCGTGTCAACGAACTCGGTACCGTCGAGCCGCTGATCCAGCGCCAGGGGGTGGACCGCATTCTGGTGCAGGTGCCGGGCCTGCAGGATCCGACCCGACTGAAGGAATTGCTCGGCAAGACCGCCAAGATGGAATTCCGGATGGTCGACCTCACGGTGCCGCCCGACCAGGCGGCGAGCGGCCGTGTACCGCCCGATTCGGAATTGCTGCCGAGCGCCGAAGCGTCAGGCGCGCCCCAAGTGATCAAGAAGCAGGTTCTGGTCTCGGGCGGCGATCTCACCGACGCCCAGCCGGGATTTGACCAGCGCAACGGCCAGCCGATCGTGTCGTTCAAATTCAACACATCGGGCTCGCGCAAGTTCGCGCAGGCGACGACGGAACACGTCAAGGAGCCGTTCGCGATCGTGTTGGACGGCAAGGTGATCTCGGCGCCCGTCATCCAGGAGCCGATCACCGGCGGACAAGGACAGATTTCCGGCAATTTCACCGTTCAACAGGCCAACGATCTGGCCATTCTGTTGCGTGCGGGCGCGCTGCCGGCGCCGTTGACCATCATCGAGGAGCGCACCGTCGGTCCCGGCCTCGGCCAGGATTCGATCGAGAAGGGCGAACTTGCCGCCTATGTCGGCTCGATCCTGGTCATCGTGTTCATGCTGGTGACCTACCGGCTGTTCGGCGTATTCGCCAACATCGCGGTCGCGATCAACGTCGCCATGATCTTCGGCGTGCTGTCGCTGCTCAACGCCACGCTGACCTTGCCCGGCATCGCCGGCATCGTGCTCACTGTCGGCATCGCGGTCGACTCCAACGTGCTGATCTACGAGCGCATCCGCGAGGAATTGCGCGGCGGGCGCAACGCGATCTCGGCGATCGACGCCGGCTTCAAGCGGGCGCTGTCGACGATTCTGGATTCCAACATCACCACCTTCATCGCCGCGGCCGTGCTGTTCTATATCGGCACCGGACCGGTGCGCGGCTTTGCCGTGACGCTCGGTATCGGCATCATCACCACGGTTTTCACCGCGTTTACGCTCACCCGGCTGATCGTCGCGACCTGGGTCAGGTGGAAGCGTCCGCATAGCGTGCCGATCTAG
- a CDS encoding DHA2 family efflux MFS transporter permease subunit — protein MIWRTTKATVATWFGFVLMCLGMFMAILDIQVVATSLPTIQDALAISPDAMSWIQTAYLIAEITAIPLTGWLTRVLTLRWLFVLAIIVFTLTSVGCAFSSTFASLVSFRILQGFSGGTLIPAVFSGIFLLFPARAHPFAGTIAGIMAVLAPTVGPVVGGWITHHYSWPWLFLVNVIPGVIAAIATPFLLPRGRPRLNSLKNFDGFSLALMAMALASLEIGLKQAPQQGWFSAVCFGLFALCAVMTALFSIRTLKAVQPVVELATLRVRPFSVGCALSFCLGVGLFGAVYLMPVFLAYVRQHDALQIGSIMLVTGAAQLVAAPIAGALESRLDPRWLSAFGFGLFAIGLGLSAFESRTADFDEMFWPQVLRGFAAMFCLLPPTRMALETLPHKQVPDASGLFNMMRNLGGAVGIALIDTILYGRMSGHAEAIRQRLIAGDATAARAIGLDRIPPDLSAARSMIEQAALATSVNEAWALLASVALLGLLLIPLAKPPRTDAAAG, from the coding sequence ATGATCTGGCGGACCACCAAGGCAACAGTCGCCACCTGGTTCGGTTTCGTCCTGATGTGCCTCGGCATGTTCATGGCGATCCTCGACATTCAGGTCGTTGCGACGTCACTGCCGACGATCCAGGATGCGCTGGCGATATCGCCTGACGCGATGAGCTGGATTCAGACCGCCTATCTGATCGCTGAAATCACTGCGATTCCGCTGACGGGCTGGCTGACGCGGGTGCTCACTTTGCGCTGGCTGTTCGTTCTGGCCATCATCGTGTTCACCCTGACATCGGTCGGCTGCGCCTTTAGCAGCACCTTCGCGTCCCTCGTCAGCTTTCGCATCTTGCAGGGGTTTTCCGGAGGGACGCTGATCCCTGCGGTGTTCTCCGGCATCTTCCTGTTGTTTCCGGCGCGCGCTCACCCGTTCGCGGGCACCATCGCCGGCATCATGGCCGTGCTTGCGCCGACGGTCGGACCTGTGGTCGGCGGCTGGATCACGCACCATTATTCCTGGCCGTGGCTGTTTCTCGTCAACGTCATCCCCGGCGTCATCGCCGCGATCGCCACGCCATTCCTGCTGCCGCGCGGCAGGCCGCGGCTCAACAGTCTGAAGAATTTCGACGGGTTCTCGCTGGCGCTGATGGCGATGGCATTGGCGAGCCTGGAGATCGGCTTGAAACAAGCCCCGCAGCAAGGCTGGTTCTCCGCAGTCTGTTTTGGGCTGTTCGCGCTCTGCGCGGTCATGACGGCTCTGTTTTCGATCCGAACGCTGAAGGCCGTGCAGCCGGTGGTGGAACTCGCAACGCTGAGGGTGCGGCCCTTTTCCGTCGGCTGCGCGCTCAGTTTTTGCCTCGGCGTCGGATTGTTCGGGGCGGTCTACCTGATGCCGGTGTTTCTCGCCTATGTCCGGCAGCACGACGCGCTGCAGATCGGCTCGATCATGCTGGTGACTGGCGCCGCCCAACTGGTGGCCGCGCCGATCGCGGGCGCGCTGGAGAGCCGGCTGGATCCACGCTGGCTGTCGGCGTTCGGATTCGGTCTGTTCGCCATCGGACTGGGCTTGAGCGCGTTCGAAAGCCGCACCGCCGATTTCGACGAGATGTTCTGGCCCCAGGTCCTGCGCGGCTTCGCCGCGATGTTCTGCCTGCTGCCGCCGACGCGGATGGCGCTGGAGACCTTGCCGCACAAGCAGGTGCCGGACGCCAGCGGCCTGTTCAATATGATGCGAAACCTCGGCGGCGCGGTCGGCATCGCGCTGATCGATACCATCCTCTACGGACGCATGTCGGGACATGCCGAAGCCATCCGTCAGCGCCTGATCGCGGGCGATGCGACCGCCGCGCGGGCGATCGGGCTCGACCGGATTCCTCCCGATCTATCGGCGGCTCGTTCCATGATCGAGCAGGCCGCGCTTGCCACCAGCGTCAATGAAGCCTGGGCGCTGCTGGCCTCGGTGGCGCTGCTCGGACTGCTGCTGATTCCGCTGGCGAAGCCGCCGCGCACGGATGCCGCCGCCGGCTGA
- the yajC gene encoding preprotein translocase subunit YajC, translated as MLITPAFAQAAAGGDTNSMLMSLLPFALIFVIMYFLILRPQQKKVKDHAELVKNIRRGDTVVTSGGLVGKVTKVVDDDQIEFEISDGVRVRQMRQMISGVRAKGEPAKEKSEPAKDETSAS; from the coding sequence ATGCTGATTACTCCTGCGTTTGCCCAGGCCGCGGCCGGCGGCGATACCAACAGCATGTTGATGTCGTTGCTGCCGTTCGCGCTGATCTTCGTGATCATGTATTTCCTGATTCTGCGGCCGCAGCAGAAGAAGGTGAAGGACCATGCCGAACTGGTGAAGAACATCCGCCGCGGCGACACCGTCGTCACTTCGGGCGGCCTCGTCGGCAAGGTGACGAAAGTGGTCGACGACGACCAGATCGAATTCGAAATCTCCGACGGCGTGCGCGTGCGGCAAATGCGGCAGATGATTTCGGGCGTCCGCGCCAAGGGCGAGCCGGCGAAGGAAAAGAGTGAGCCCGCCAAGGACGAGACGTCCGCGAGCTAG
- a CDS encoding Mth938-like domain-containing protein: MADRSDAPHLPRSAPIEAYGKGGFAFAGMSHRGSLLCLPDAIWAWPVESAAGIDEASLQRVFAAAQGIDTLIVGTGNEVWLPPPGLREALRAVKVVLDPMQTGPAIRTYNIMIGERRRVAAALIAVP, encoded by the coding sequence ATGGCGGATCGCTCGGACGCCCCGCATCTTCCGAGGTCGGCGCCGATCGAGGCCTACGGCAAAGGCGGTTTCGCCTTCGCCGGGATGTCGCATCGCGGCTCGCTGTTGTGCCTGCCGGATGCGATCTGGGCCTGGCCGGTCGAGAGCGCCGCCGGCATCGATGAAGCATCGCTGCAACGGGTGTTCGCCGCCGCGCAAGGCATCGATACGTTGATCGTCGGCACCGGCAATGAGGTCTGGCTGCCGCCGCCCGGCCTGCGCGAGGCGTTGCGCGCCGTGAAGGTGGTGCTGGATCCGATGCAGACGGGACCGGCGATCCGAACCTACAACATCATGATCGGCGAGCGGCGGCGCGTCGCAGCCGCATTGATCGCGGTGCCATGA
- a CDS encoding ATP-binding protein — translation MSKKAKKTGPRAASRVAARKPATAATKRPAAAPKNDSAARIARALEAIASHLSAASPAADAANSFAGADAFVWHPNGRLAPVPRVSRVDLGLLKGIDRMRDILIENTERFADGLPANNALLWGARGMGKSSLVKAAHASLNVSRKPADRLKLIEIHREDIESLPALMDMLRSSEFRFIVFCDDLSFDGNDASYKSLKAVLEGGIEGRPDNVILYATSNRRHLLAREMIENERSTAINPGEAVEEKVSLSDRFGLWLGFHRCSQDEYLAMVKGYCGHFGIKLAEEELEREALEWSTTRGSRSGRVAWQFTQELAGRLGVRLKPN, via the coding sequence ATGTCGAAAAAAGCCAAAAAAACCGGGCCCCGGGCCGCCTCCAGGGTGGCCGCGCGCAAGCCCGCAACAGCCGCGACAAAACGTCCGGCCGCCGCGCCCAAGAACGATAGTGCGGCGCGGATCGCGCGCGCGCTGGAGGCCATTGCTTCCCACCTGTCCGCGGCATCGCCGGCCGCGGACGCCGCCAACTCGTTTGCCGGCGCCGACGCCTTCGTCTGGCACCCGAACGGCCGGCTGGCGCCGGTGCCCCGCGTCAGCCGGGTCGATCTCGGCCTGCTCAAGGGCATCGACCGGATGCGCGATATCCTGATCGAGAACACCGAGCGCTTCGCCGACGGCCTGCCCGCCAACAACGCCCTGTTGTGGGGCGCCCGCGGCATGGGCAAATCGTCGCTGGTGAAGGCGGCGCATGCCAGCCTCAACGTCAGCCGCAAGCCGGCGGACCGCCTCAAGCTGATCGAGATCCACCGCGAGGACATCGAAAGCCTCCCGGCGCTGATGGACATGCTGCGCAGCTCCGAATTCCGCTTCATCGTGTTCTGCGACGACCTGTCGTTCGACGGCAACGATGCCTCCTACAAGTCGCTGAAGGCGGTGCTGGAGGGCGGCATCGAGGGACGTCCCGACAACGTGATCCTGTACGCGACCTCCAACCGCCGGCATCTCCTGGCGCGCGAGATGATCGAGAACGAACGCTCGACCGCGATCAATCCCGGCGAAGCGGTCGAGGAGAAGGTCTCGCTGTCGGACCGGTTCGGTCTCTGGCTCGGCTTTCACCGCTGCAGCCAGGATGAGTACCTCGCCATGGTGAAGGGCTATTGCGGCCATTTCGGCATCAAGCTCGCCGAGGAAGAACTCGAGCGCGAAGCGCTGGAATGGTCGACTACGCGCGGATCGCGCTCCGGCCGTGTCGCCTGGCAGTTCACGCAGGAATTGGCGGGGCGCCTCGGGGTCAGGCTCAAGCCGAACTGA
- a CDS encoding phytoene/squalene synthase family protein, with protein MSSMDGNKEDAAFCADLVRTHDFGRYASALFVPAGQRRALLALFAFNVEISRVREQVSQPLPGEMRLQWWTDMLAGAGHGGVEGNPVAAELKLAIRNHRLPVERLSRLIDEHQFDLYNDPMPTMAALEGYIDDTCCALLSFGAAIAGRQSGDVEHLARHAGLAQGIAQVIAALPLDASRRQLFVPLQLLESHGCGMEEVFAGKQTPKLRAALDQLIAEARGHLKTAFALLASAPPEVRQVFLPLALARSDLQRMARADNDPFVPQVSSRFRTLWTLWRASKSREFS; from the coding sequence ATGAGCAGCATGGACGGCAACAAGGAAGATGCGGCCTTTTGCGCCGATCTGGTGCGGACCCATGATTTCGGCCGCTACGCTTCCGCGCTGTTCGTCCCCGCCGGCCAGCGGCGTGCGCTGCTGGCCTTGTTTGCCTTCAATGTCGAGATTTCCCGCGTCCGCGAGCAGGTGAGCCAACCGCTGCCCGGCGAAATGCGCCTGCAATGGTGGACCGACATGCTGGCGGGCGCCGGCCATGGCGGCGTCGAGGGCAACCCGGTCGCCGCCGAACTGAAGCTGGCGATCCGCAACCATCGTCTGCCGGTCGAGCGGCTGTCGCGCCTGATCGACGAGCATCAGTTCGATCTATACAATGACCCGATGCCGACCATGGCGGCGCTGGAAGGCTACATCGACGACACCTGCTGTGCGCTGCTCTCGTTCGGTGCTGCGATCGCCGGGCGGCAGTCCGGTGACGTCGAGCACCTCGCGCGCCACGCCGGGCTGGCGCAGGGCATAGCCCAGGTGATCGCCGCATTGCCGCTGGATGCCTCGCGGCGGCAGCTGTTCGTGCCGCTGCAGCTGCTGGAGAGCCACGGCTGCGGAATGGAAGAGGTGTTTGCCGGCAAGCAAACCCCGAAACTGCGCGCGGCGCTGGATCAGCTGATCGCCGAGGCGCGGGGGCACCTGAAGACCGCGTTCGCGCTGCTGGCGAGCGCGCCGCCGGAGGTGCGGCAGGTATTTCTGCCGCTGGCGCTGGCGCGCAGCGACCTGCAGCGGATGGCACGCGCGGACAATGATCCGTTCGTGCCGCAGGTCAGCTCGAGATTCCGGACGTTGTGGACGTTGTGGCGGGCATCCAAGTCGCGGGAGTTTTCGTGA
- the secF gene encoding protein translocase subunit SecF: MTQLVLIGLGVLIAVLTVVSCFGWLPSLRIVPDDTHFDFTRFRRISFPISALLSIFAIVLFFTHGLNFGIDFKGGTLLEVQAKSGTADIAAMRSTLGGLGLGDVQLQQFGGPADVLIRVAEQPGGDTAQQAAVQKVRGALGDAVEYRRVEVVGPRVSSELLAFGMLGLMLAIFAILIYLWFRFEWQFALGAMIANVHDIVLTIGFMSISQVDFDLTSIAALLTILGYSLNDTVVIYDRIREMLRRYKKMPMPQLLNESINSTLSRSIITHVTVTLALLALLLFGGHAIHSFTAVMMFGVVLVGTYTSIFIAAPILIYLGVGTHRDAPEKPAKK, from the coding sequence TTGACACAACTCGTTCTCATCGGACTCGGCGTCCTGATTGCCGTGCTGACGGTCGTCAGCTGCTTCGGCTGGCTGCCGTCGCTGCGGATCGTGCCTGACGATACGCACTTCGATTTCACCCGTTTTCGCCGCATCAGCTTTCCGATTTCGGCGTTGCTCTCGATCTTCGCGATCGTCCTGTTCTTCACCCACGGGCTGAATTTCGGCATCGACTTCAAGGGCGGCACGCTCCTGGAAGTACAGGCCAAGTCCGGCACCGCCGACATCGCCGCGATGCGCAGCACGCTGGGCGGTCTCGGTCTCGGCGACGTGCAGCTGCAGCAGTTCGGCGGACCCGCCGACGTCCTGATCAGGGTCGCCGAACAGCCGGGCGGCGATACCGCCCAGCAGGCGGCGGTGCAGAAGGTGCGCGGCGCGCTCGGCGACGCCGTGGAATACCGCCGCGTCGAAGTGGTGGGGCCGCGCGTCTCCAGCGAACTGCTGGCTTTCGGCATGCTCGGCCTGATGCTCGCGATCTTCGCGATCCTGATCTATCTCTGGTTCCGGTTCGAATGGCAGTTCGCGCTCGGCGCCATGATCGCCAACGTCCACGATATCGTGCTGACCATCGGCTTCATGTCGATCTCCCAGGTCGATTTCGACCTGACCAGCATCGCGGCGCTGTTGACGATTCTCGGCTATTCGCTGAACGACACCGTCGTGATCTACGACCGGATCAGGGAAATGCTGCGGCGTTACAAGAAGATGCCGATGCCGCAACTGCTCAACGAGTCCATCAATTCGACGCTGTCGCGCTCGATCATCACCCACGTAACGGTGACGCTGGCCCTGCTGGCGCTGCTTTTGTTCGGCGGTCACGCCATCCACAGCTTCACCGCGGTGATGATGTTCGGCGTGGTGCTGGTCGGCACCTACACCTCGATCTTCATCGCAGCGCCGATCCTGATCTATCTCGGCGTCGGCACCCACCGGGATGCGCCGGAAAAGCCAGCCAAGAAATAG
- a CDS encoding peptidoglycan DD-metalloendopeptidase family protein, which produces MSRVVELLCSRRVPHVAALALMSFGFAGCSADMSTRLSQSSYSNPFASQEATGSVRTPAVERRELPQYARPHSQYQSQPLPPPIAAPQSYPAANAGVSGGGRGLASYAPPAHPPIETTGTVPRSVAATRTPGQGSSHGGTTIIVGTSDTLETLSRRYNVSSAAILQANGYKGPRALSPGQQLIIPRPTTAAAVPALAAPASKPVAAAPTVHVVNRGDTLLSIARRNHVPVAELARANSLDASAKLKLGQKLTVPGAKTAAAAPAAQPSAQSAAVLTPPATRTAALAGSPPQSARLAQATAKVEEAPATAEAPVKASEATGALPTFRWPVRGKVITSYGAKTNGKSNDGINLAVPEGTPVKAAEDGVVAYSGNELKGYGNLVLVRHSNGYVTAYAHASELLVKRGDTIKRGQIIAKSGQSGEVGSPQLHFEIRKGSSPVDPLQFLNGA; this is translated from the coding sequence ATGTCCCGTGTCGTCGAGTTGCTTTGCTCGCGTCGCGTACCGCACGTCGCGGCGCTGGCGCTGATGTCATTTGGTTTCGCCGGCTGCAGCGCCGACATGTCGACGCGGCTTTCGCAGAGTTCATATTCCAATCCCTTTGCCTCGCAAGAAGCTACCGGCTCCGTGCGGACCCCCGCGGTCGAGCGCCGCGAACTGCCGCAATACGCCCGCCCGCATTCGCAATACCAGTCGCAGCCCTTGCCACCGCCGATCGCGGCGCCGCAGTCCTATCCGGCCGCGAACGCCGGCGTGTCCGGAGGAGGGCGCGGATTGGCTTCTTACGCTCCGCCTGCCCATCCGCCGATCGAGACCACCGGTACCGTGCCGCGCTCGGTCGCGGCGACCCGTACTCCGGGGCAGGGATCGTCTCATGGCGGGACCACGATCATCGTCGGCACCAGCGATACGCTCGAAACATTGTCGCGCCGCTACAACGTTTCGTCCGCCGCGATCCTGCAGGCCAATGGTTACAAGGGGCCGCGCGCGCTGTCGCCGGGCCAGCAACTGATCATTCCGCGTCCGACCACGGCCGCTGCCGTGCCCGCCTTGGCGGCGCCCGCCAGCAAGCCCGTGGCCGCTGCGCCGACGGTTCATGTCGTCAATCGCGGCGACACCCTGCTCAGCATCGCGCGCCGCAACCATGTGCCGGTGGCGGAACTGGCAAGGGCCAACAGCCTGGATGCCTCCGCCAAACTCAAACTCGGCCAGAAGCTCACGGTGCCCGGCGCAAAGACCGCGGCTGCCGCACCCGCTGCGCAGCCGTCGGCTCAGTCCGCTGCAGTGTTGACGCCGCCCGCTACCCGAACGGCTGCCCTGGCCGGTTCGCCTCCGCAGAGCGCGCGGCTCGCACAGGCCACCGCGAAGGTCGAGGAGGCTCCGGCAACGGCCGAGGCCCCGGTCAAGGCCAGTGAAGCCACCGGCGCGCTGCCGACCTTCCGCTGGCCGGTGCGTGGCAAGGTGATCACGAGCTATGGCGCCAAGACCAACGGCAAGTCGAATGACGGCATCAATCTGGCCGTCCCGGAAGGCACGCCGGTGAAGGCGGCGGAGGACGGCGTCGTTGCCTATTCAGGGAACGAACTCAAGGGTTACGGCAATCTGGTTCTGGTTCGGCACTCCAACGGTTACGTCACCGCATATGCCCATGCGAGTGAACTGCTGGTGAAGCGCGGCGACACCATCAAGCGCGGCCAGATCATTGCCAAGTCGGGTCAATCGGGCGAGGTGGGGTCGCCGCAGCTCCACTTCGAGATCCGCAAGGGATCTTCTCCGGTTGACCCGCTGCAATTCCTCAACGGGGCGTGA